The proteins below come from a single Vidua macroura isolate BioBank_ID:100142 chromosome 17, ASM2450914v1, whole genome shotgun sequence genomic window:
- the LOC128815903 gene encoding zinc finger BED domain-containing protein 3-like yields MPHPWELGCEQHGLGEDRSAWNKMLFRSIVMSHSMFQLELPASSKEHNTTTGPGVSPPFTLLLPTPVTLPVTCPLIPQSVLQAPYCLDCVIHPCRMLTLVLRKTVTDREEEMEVDQQTDTEEDMETEGEEIGEEEMEVDMEEEMEVEMEVEMEEDSEDMDTDEKDEEESMILG; encoded by the exons atgccccatccttgggaactgggctgtgagcagcatGGTCTGGGGGAAGATCGCTCAGCTTGGAACAAGATGCTCTTTAGATCAATTGTGATGTCACATTCCATGTTCCAGCTGGAACTTCCAGCGTCCAGCAAAGAGCACAACACAACCACTGGCCCTGGTGTCAGTCCACCCTtcaccctgctcctgcccactCCTGTCACCCTTCCTGTCACCTGCCCACTGATACCCCAATCAGTCCTGCAAGCTCCCTATTGCCTGGATTGTGtcatccatccctgcaggatgCTGACTTTGGTACTGAGGAAG ACTGTCACAGACAGAGAGGAAGAGATGGAGGTCGACCAACAGACTGATACAGAGGAGGACATGGAAACGGAGGGCGAAGAGATTGGAGAGGAAGAGATGGAGGTGGATATGgaagaggagatggaagtggaaaTGGAAGTGGAAATGGAAGAGGATAGTGAGGACATGGACACTGATGAGAAAGATGAGGAAGAGTCTATGATCTTGGGATGA